The sequence below is a genomic window from Brettanomyces bruxellensis chromosome 9, complete sequence.
TTGACGTACTTTCAAGATCATACTTAAGGAATATGGAGCTATTATCCAAAAAAGCTGTGCTAAAACTTCATCCGAATGTGAAGAGAACAATTTGCAAGGAATGCCATAGATTTCTCCTTCCAGGATTAACTTGCAAGCTTCGGCTGAAAAACTACtccaaagcaaaaaaggaTGAATGCGATATATTGGAAGTCTCCTGCACTTGTGGAAGTGTGAAAAGATACCCAATAGGAAGGGATGAAGGCTACAAACTGTTTTCAGAAAGAGCAGATGTATTATTTGATCCCGGTACGGGGCCGTCTGACAAACCGTGAAAATTTATGCAATAGAACAaacatattcttttttaatagAACAACCAAACTTATCTTTGCTATTATGAATGGAAACGAATCAAAGAAGTCTATTAATACAGAAAAATGACGACCAATCcccaaaaaagaaagaaaaaagacagTTGCTAAGCTGATGACAAGTATACAAGAATTATCATATAAAGTTAAACTTTCCCCATTCTGTTCCCAGTCCTTAATAGAGCGCGCAGGCAGCACTGAACATACCGTTATCATGTAATATTGTAGAGTCCTCTGTATTCTTGTCAAGCGAATCCTGACATCTCTTCTTCCAAGTCTTCTTTGCTGAATCGTAATCAATCCTCATTAATTCAGACAAAGACTCATCTTCCATGTCGATATCCAATTCCACCATCATCACAACATTTTCACCTCGAATCAAATAGGTGCGAGGCTTCTCAGATTCCGCATACTGCTTCTTGTCAAGTAAATATATTCGTTCCACACCATCATGAATGACCAGGTTACCAAATTGATCAAAAGTTCTCAACACACCCACTAATGTTCTTCCATCCCACAAATTCACGATCACCTTGCGGTCGACCGATCCTATTATTGCTGCAGCAGTTGTAAATGGATACGATTGGAGATACAAGTCCTCCTCGTTTGTAGACATTGTTGATTATCTGTGTCTGAAGAAGTATTGGATATGTGGATTGTCAAAggtaagaaaaaaataatgttttttccaaatatttCGTATGCTGGGTTAATGTATTATTCTTTATAGAGTTTTCCCAAGTATTTGGCGCTTTTCTAGGGattatatattattttaaatCGTTCTAGTGGAAGATTAGAGATGTACAAGTCCGAGATTGGCTGAGAGGGGACATCGAAAAAGTGTAGGAGACgagaggaaaaaagaagactgaaaaaaaaaaaggagaaaatggAACTTGGGCGAAATAATGCAAagcgacgcgtcgatcgacctcACAGTTAGGGCTTCTCCTGGCTGTAAAATAAGCTACGTACCACTTGGCTACACATGACTGAgacattttcaacattttatatatacacaTCGAACAGAAAAGGAATAGtaaaagaggaaagaagataattcATGGGGTCCCCTTTTATTTCTCACAAGAATTCTTTGGCCTTCCTTCTGTACTCATTGCAATCTCTCAACCACTGTCTGTAGTCATTCAGAGAGCCGATTTTCTCACCATAGTAGTCAGGAACAGGATTGTTCATACTCTGCCTAGAGGCATCAACACGCATCTTACGCACATGCTTCAAGAACATCTTCTGCTTGATTCTGTATGAGCTCATGATACCTCTGTGGGTCAAATTGAATACAGTATCTCCAATAAGAGGAGGTCCCAACAAGTAGCCAATAACACCAACACACATTATTCCACCGATATAGACAGTGAAAGCATCCAAGCCAAAAATCGTCTCTGTTGGGTCTATCTCCTTTGATGCAACCCAGACCCAAGCAATACCCATCGCTATAAGAGTGCCAATAACAGAACTCACTATCGAAATTCTCctctgcttctttcttaACGTGAGAAATTCCTCCCAGCCCAGTTTCATGGCCAactccttctcctttggGCTTAATCCAATTGCAGATGAGCCCAGCACTACAGTTTTCTCGCCTGCTTTTTTGACTTCGGTCTTTGATGCAGTGGAAGCAAACCTCACCGCACTTCTAAGTAGCACTGATGGGGTTCTCTGTATGTATGGCCTAATAGAGCCTGCAATACCTGAGTAATGCCTATATTTGCTTGCAATACTTgtaattttgaaaacaCTTCTACTGACTGAATGCAAGCCATTTGATGGAATGATCACACTCAAACCAAAGCGTGCAATACCAAACCTGCAGCCTCTAAGTGATGCAAACATTCTCAGTTCCGAGTCTTATGTATCTATGATATATTCTTGATGGAAGCTTATTATGAACAGGCACACTTTCTACTTTCTCTGATACGAGCGTTCTCCCTTGCtccttattatttttatttttattttgattcctgatttttatttccatccatctattttttttccccccctccacttttttcccctcatCCCTAGCAGGCACACTTCAGCAGGCAGCAAGTCGATTGACGCGGCGGTACCTAACTCTATGGCATTACATAACGTTCCTACAGTTCGGTCACTTCCacaggagaaaaagaaagaatgcGATATTAGCAACTAATAAACTAGcgagtatataaataagaaaacGTTTAACAGTATGTATAGCGAACCAACCCCAAACCACTCAGTACTTCTCATCAGTTCTTTCCACTCTTTCTGGAAGCTTCTCCATAGGGAAATTGTTGTATATAATGTCATACGTAACATGGAAGAGTGGGAAATCATCGATGGCATTTCTGTACGACAAGAACTCATACACCTCCTTCGTGGTGTATATACCCTGACAGGATTGTCCGTTCAAGAGTTGCTTTTCAGCTTCATGTGCAGAAACTTTATGTTGGGCCATATATCTTCCAACCCGCACATTACGACCACCAAAACACGTTGTAATGAGATCAGCAACACCGGCCGACTCCTCTGTAAatgttctttcttcacatGATGGGAAGTAGAGCTTTGCAAAATGGATCATTTCTCTAAGTCCAAGACGCATCACGGCCGATTTCGCATTATTTCCCCATCCCAGACCATCAACAAAGCCAGCAGCCATTGCCACAACGTTCTTCAAGGCTCCGGCAAGAGAGACTCCGCTCACATCATCGATCACGTGCACATGAAAGTATGGTCTATGGAAAAGATGCTTCAACACTGCTTTGTCGATATCTTTACCCTTTCCCCGGTAATCATCCGGCAAAGTGTATGCAACAGTGGTCTCGGACCACTTGCATTCGGCCACTTCTGGTGCCAAGTTGGCTCCGGAAAGTGCACCACAAGCAATTCCGAGCTCTTTGGTAATTACACCAGGAAGAATGTCGCAACCATCCTTGCTAACATTCAATCCTTTCAAACAAGAGATTGCACGTGCCCCTTTGTTCACTCTCCCCTTCAATTGACGTAGGATGTTGCCCAAAAACTGGTGTGGaatgttgaagatgatcAAATCTGAATCTTTGCAGGCCTCCACCACATCTGGGACTGCAACAACATTGGGAGGAAGCATGATTCCAGGAAGGTATTTAACATTCTCGTGCTTTGTGTTGATGATCTCAGTAAGATTTTGGCCCTTCACCTTCTCCTCAAAGACCCACATTTTCACCTTTTGGTCGAATTCCTGGGGTCTCTCTATGCAGTTTTCAGCAACCACTTTGGCAATGGTGCTTCCCCAGTTACCGGAACCAACCACAGTGGTTTTAAATGGTCTCACGGGGATATCTTCAGGAGAAACAGCTGAGCATGTCTTTGGTGGCGATAAAACACTGCTGAGATTACTCAATCTATCAAATGCTGTCATCTTTGGAGTATGAAAATGCCTAATGGTTTGAAATGCTGCGTATCGTTTAAATGGGAATATTATACCTGATATCAATGTCGTTGacagaaatattttggtTAGTTGTACAAACATAAATATGGTTTCCTAAGAAAAATCGGATGCAATTGGCTTTTGCCTGGCTGGTATTATTTGAAAGCAAACGGCTGATAATTTATATGTTGACAAATTCAGTCGGACACCTGGAGGAAATCATGTGGAGCAACGTGTGacacaagaaaatatttttggttCTAAAATAATAGGAGAagggaagaagaaaaatttagaTAATGGAAAATACAACAAATCAAAATCTGAGATTGCTGACTGGCTGGCGGAGCCGCCGGGCAGCCTCACCGGGCAGAACCTGGCTGTGCCTGCGGGGCACCCGGTAAATCTGCCAGGCGAGAGGGGGCCACAGGCCACAAGACCAACTGAAGCGATACAGAGGCAGCAATCACAAAAATGACAAATATAAAGCCTCAAAATGTTATTGCAAGACCCAGAATCCGGAACCATATTCAAGATGGCTCACATAAGTGCATGAGGAGATAATAATGTATCTTATTTTTCGGAAATCGTCAGATCTGAATGTGTCATCTAGCTAAATATTTGCTGGCCGGTATGTTTACGTCATTGGAGATGTGAGGCATGAGGAAAGACTCAAGTCTCCCCGCTTTTGCCAGAGGCGGCCGGGCTATAATATTGAGAAATTCTCGGCCGCCGACGAACCTTGCCCATTGGTGCTAGTTGGCTTGAAACCATTTCGCGCTTTCCTGAATAGGAAGGAGTGATTACTGAATTCCTACCGTACGGATCACACGGGTACATATCGGAAGCAGATTGCAAATACGAAAAGATATGATATACACAAGTGTTAGGACacaaataatgatattgatACGTAAAATAATGAACAAAATTATCTCCATCAATGTTGCATAGTATGAATCTTACTATTTTTGGTGCATAGGTACgctttttttgaagaaaacaagctTGAAATCTAACAAACACCATTCGTACACATAACACAATAATCATGAAAGCTTCACAGacagaagagaaaattgtTGTATTGTAGATCCAAGCTGTCGTCCAaaattcatcttttttattcgTTACacagagaaaagaaagccaCACACTGACTTTCGGGATTAGGTGAACCATCCACCTTATGAGAAACAACCACATAAAAAGCAAGCAGCATGTGAAATTGATAATCGATAATCGTCTAATAAATATTCTCATTTAGTTTTTGGCATGGTACCTCGCAGTAAGATATATGTGTAAATTCAGGATTTGGTATTTGTGACTTCTAAAATTAAAACGATTAGCCAGAATTTACTGCTCAGCCGTTACatacgtttttttttttttttttttttttttttacatcaaaaattttcaccCGATCAAGTCGGTATAAGCACTTTTTCACAGTACGAAGTACAGCTTTCGCCAAGCAAATATACATTCATAAAACCGCCACTTATTCAGATCAAAGATGCCTAACCATTGTGTGAATCGTCCAGGAAAGGCACTCTCGCGTGCTCGCCGAGGCAAGCATCTCTCAAGTAAAAGAGCATACAGGACATCTCGTCTTTCTCGACTAGAAGCTAGTAATAAAAACAGCTTAACACCAAATACAAAGCTTATAGCAGCAAATGGTGTCATCACGAATAGGGTTTTGTCAAAGAAGCgtgcaaagaaaattgcCAGAAACATGAAATACGCTAAGGCAAGGAAGGAGCAGTCGAAAAAGATCATTGATGatttaaacaaaaagaacGATGATTCGATGGATATAGATAGCGAGCATAAATCAAACCGAAGAGAGTTAAGGCATCCAGACAAGGAGGATCCAATAAGGAAGGCATTGTGGTTACTAATTGAGAAAAACGGAAGCATGTTTCCTGATAGTGCGTCTACTGAAGGTACAACTCTAGGAGGACCCTCATTTTGAGAGGTGCAACATTCAGCACTGGGATGAGTCTGGCCATTTATAAGATTGTTATATGTGTATAATATTATttagagaagaaaaacggTTCGTTCAATATAATAGATGCTGCAAGCAAAGCAGAGTACACTTCATGCATGCACCATGAAACCAAATAGTGATCCAAAGCCAAAGATGTAATCTACGTAAATTTCATTTGTGGTTGCCGCATTTTCCAATTAAATCCTCTAATCCAATAgatttttctccttcaagTTCTGGAAAACACGATCCCTAAGCAGATCAATCATTTCTTTGGCACTCTCAGCTTTGAAAACAGATGTTCCTGCCACTATAACGTTGGCACCAGCTTCGGCGGCAGCATTGATGGTTTTGTCACCCAATCCACCATCAACCTGAATATTGAGCTTTGGATACTTTCTTCTGAGGGCCTCAACTTTTGGCATCATGTCGGCCATGAACTTCTGACCGCCAAAGCCAGGTTCCACAGTCATAACTAAGGCCATATCCAAATATTCGGCAAGCGGGAATAAAACATCAACCGGAGTACCTGGCTTAACAGCACAAGCAGCTTTCATTCCGGAACTTTTGATGAGCTTTATGAGCTTCAATGGCTCCTTTGTAGCCTCATAATGGAAAGTGTACTGATCGGCACCTGCCTTGGCTATAGGTTCCACCCATTGTTCTGGATTGGAAACCATCATGTGACAGTCAAAGTAATATTTCTCTGGCTTCTGGCTGTCTTTAGGGACTGCTTTTCTTAGACTGGCAATAACAGGTGGTCCCATAGTAATATTCGGCACAAAGTGGCCGTCCATTATATCGAGATGCACCCAGTCGGCACCTGCATTGAAAACTCTATGAGCTTCTTCTCCAAGCCTTGAAAAGTCACCGGCAAGAATAGATGGGGCAATGAGTGGTTTCACCATGTTTGTACAGAGCAATACTTTTTGGGGGCTATCGGGActtttaaatatataaatgtgTGATCCTTTGTCGAACTGCTTGAGAACAGAGGGGATAGAGTGTACATGGGAAGTCTGCAATAGAGGACTCGATAGTCTTTTTATATTGCTCTGCAAATTTTCATGAATACGGGAGATGCCTGATCTAGGACCCACGGCTAAAGtgcatgaaaaaaaaaatgaaaaaaagaagaaagtaatAAAGTAAATGGAGTTCCGATAACACTGATCATACTagcaaaaaattaaatgcCACATATTTGATTTCAGAACCCAGATGATGTCATATTTCGGAGTTGGGATCCATCCATGCAACCAGTGTAAAGATAgtaacaacaacaaatacGTAGGCCGGAAAATCCGAAGTACATTACACACAGAGTTACTCACTAGCCACCATATCACCAATTGCTGTATTTAACACCTGTTATAAACgtaaataaatatcctAAAGTAAGCAAAGCAGcaaacaaatacaaaaaaaagctagATAAAATTGTAAGCTTGAGTCAAATTATGCCATTTCACACCCTTCActcctcatcctcctcaCCAATATGCTGCTCATCCAAAGTCTGGAATATCATTGGCTTGGTGGAAGATGGGAAGGATATTCCTCTCTCCAAAAGCCTGCTGAAAGCACTAGCGAAAACAGTCATACATCTGTCACTGTCCTTGGCAAAAATCTCAGAGTACTTTCTGAACTTAGGGTCGGTCTTCAAGGTCATATCAGTTGGAAGAGCCATAAGCGACTTGGTCTTGACATCCTCATACTGCTTCTTTCCATTCCACTTTCTCCAGTCCCAATCTTCGTCTAGGAGCAACTTGAAAAACTCGTTTGTGACAACGGTTGGGGAAAAAGTCCATGGACCATCGAAACCAGAACTTGTCGTGTGGCATCTTCCGATAGAATGACCAACACCAATAAGTGCCACCATTTCCTCATCAGAAAAGCCCAGCCTGTCGTTGAAAACGGATCTCACGTAATCGGCACTGGTCTGAGAGGCATCTGGCAAACGGTGGTAAGGAGGAATTGCCTCTTGGCCAAGATCCTTTCTGCCGGGTCTCCAGGATATCTTTGGACCATCCATCTCCTGAATTCCAACCACTCCTCCGAGAGTGTTGAGGTCACCAGTCGAAAGATCCGGATATTTCTCCTTGATCgacttcaagaaattctCTGCTCCTGGTAGACCTGCATTTTCCGGATCATGCTGCTCTTTGGCAAACCTCATTGTTCCAGAGTACGATCCTCCCTTGGTCTGGGTGTGATCATGCTGGCTATACGAGCCGGAATTGTGCCATGCGTATCTGACAAGAATTGGGCCATACGAGCCGTCATCCCACTCATCATGCTCTCTAATCTTGATTGCTATATCGTTGTACACCTTCTGATAATATTCGAAAGGTTTCACATCTTTAGAGGCCTCCCGTGTGTTCTTTTCATACTCTTTTGAGCCAAATAGTCCTCCCAAGAAAGCTTTGGAGAGCAAGTGATTAGAATTGTTCGAATTATTGTTGTTGCCTCCTCTGTTATCATCATAAGCCCAAGCTGCAGTTGTTAAGGCTGCTGCTAATGAGCCGGAAAGCACAATTCTCCTTGCTGAAGAAGAGCCCGAGGAACGTGCAAATGTCCTGGAAgcaaatttgaagaaaggtGAAAATGCTGCGGTCgacatttctttttctatgcTCTTATGACTTTATCTTAACCTTTGCTATCTTATCAAACGGAGTTGATGATACAattgaaagataaaaaacggcaattaaaggaaaagtacACTGCGACACTTTCTTCGTCGGGAACGTGGCACAAGACAGCTATGgttatttatatatacacaTCTGTGTTGGATTGCAGAAACTCAGTAAAAAATTGGCAAAATTTATGGCAACTTCATTTCAAGCCAATTCCACCATCGGTACGACCGAATAAGAAATTCGCAATTACTAAGTTTCCCAACTGGGGCCAGGTGCTTTTGCTAACAATCGCTATCGAGGAAATTATTCTTCGCGAATAATGCGACCTTGAGAAAAGGGGCACCTTGTTTGCGAGAGTATGTACAGGAAAAGCGCTGAGTAAATATTAGAGTGCCTCATCGGATGCTTTTTCTCCCTATTCTTCGTTTCACCTGTAAGTAGCATTTGTAATCTGCACATTCTGGATAAAGCCTTAAAACAACCAATGCCTTATATTTGTGGTTTTAGTCGAGATCCAGTCCATCCTTAATTTGCACCTACAATCTCGAATTTGAACACTTGACGTCATGGGGCGTTAATACGACTATTGATTATCATCATAATAGACCTCTTCAATCCATTATTACTATGGGTGATTGAACTGGGGGAAATTATGTCCTAAATTTTAGAATCCGCATGAtctgtttttcttcccaAATATCCTATTGTATCTAACAtatctatattttttcatacTTCTGGACCAATATCAGGGTGCTTATTACTAATACCACTTTATGAATATGATTAACATTTGAAATTCAATGTAGCACCAGACAAACAGTTTCAACTGAAAAGTGTGTCACGTCTGTTTCCAGTTTCAAGGAAGAACAAATAATTTTTAACTTAAATAAGCTTACATTTAGTCCGTAATGTCCTCGACATAATGCTCATACACAAAGAGTACCCTTTTTCAAACCACTTCGAAATCCAACCAACACATCACGAAACACCCATGCACCACAAATATTCACTTCCCCTCAGACACAACATTCCAAACACAATTACAAATCACAAAAGACAACATTTCATCGATCACTAAACAATGAAAACGATTTCAATATCCATCGAAATAGAAAACATCATTTTAGGGAtcaaagaagcaaaaagctTAGGCAAAATTCAATTTCCAACTTAAATGCAGGGTCCAAAACAGTTTTAGATAATCTAGAAGATACTCTTTACTGCTAATACAACCGTACATATCAAGTTAGCTACTTACCTTCTTATgttcagaagaagaaggcgACTCCCTACAGGGCGTAATCATAGGTAGCTCACTCATTAAAACCTGGAGCTGGTAATGATTCGCAGACAACATCGAAAGCACtcaaaaacttcaaaaaaaactcTAAGAGCATTCTCAACATCGCACGAGTAACcatagaaaagaatacaTATCCCAAAcctaaagaaaaaaataatttatgaaATCAGCTTTCACACGCTTACTTCTCATAATCCTCATCAATGTGACCTTTCTGGGAAACAAAGATACCATCCAAGAACTTTCTGATATCCTTGTTTCTGACCAAACAGATCTGGTGGATATCAGCGCAAGTCTGAGAAACCTCCTCGATGGAGATACCAGAGACCTGAAGTTCATCCTTAGTAGTTTTAGAAAGAACTGCAGTAACATCCTTTGGAACAACAACTCTTCTGAGTCTCTTGTCTCCCAAGAAGTTTCTGATCTCAACAACCTGTTGTCCATCTTCCTCAACAATGGAAACATTGATTGGGAAATGTGCATAGACAAATCTCATCTTGTAAAGGAATCCAACAGTCACACCAGTGATCATGTTGGTGATAAGAGATCTAACAGTTCTCAAAGTAGCAACGTGTCTTCTATCACCGTTGTGAATGTGAGCCTGAATGAGGTTCTCGTTCACAAGCTTGAAGTTCACATTAATGTGCTTCAAGTCCTTGACAAGAGTACCCTTTGGACCCTTGACAACGACCTTTCTAGACTTAATGTAAACAGTGACTCCCTTTGGAATCTCAATGTCCTGAACTGATGAAACgtacttcattttttattcgtCCGTAATTAAAGAGCTATGTTGATTAGGGAaggaaaagtgaaaaaagagagaaagaggcAAGAAAATTGGGGCAAGAGCGAACTGTTCTCCTTAAgtagtgaaaaaaatttttcatccttggtgaagaaaatataaaaattggCTTGGTGAAATTTCGGGTTGAAAGCAATTTTTCAGGGctacgaaaaaaaaatattttcacgAGACTTTCTGAAGTGTAGCATAGTGAAGAGTTtcataatatatttatcaaaCTTGTCCTTGAATACACTAACCATTATATGATCTTCCACTAACATTGTGCACTTATTGCATGAAAAACACTCCCAATTCAAGATGAATGAGTGTATCATATTTAGTAGATTTTCGTACACGTCATATAGCATAAAAGAATCCTGTGAACGTAAATGTTATTGACTGACATGTTTCTTTAGCTTTGTCCCAATTGTTAAAGCTCCCTAATTTGTTCGAACTGCTCCTATAGAGAGAATCTGTGGCATCATTGAATTAAGCATGGAAAATCAATCGTAAATGACATCACTGGTgtggtgtacggatgtatCCTTAAAAACATAAATTGTAtgaagagtaaaaaaatgctCGTTGTATGAGTGATGCGCGAGACTAGCTGGCTGGTTTTAGTTGCACACAGCATATTTATTAGGATAGTAGCAACATATCCAATCAAAAATTCAGAATTGACATAGCAAGACATTCAATGATGTTCAATGCAGTGACAAAACTAAGCGTGGCGCGAGGCTTTGGTGCTAGGCTGATTCATACAAGCTTAAAAGCACAAGCAACTGTCGCAGGTAGAACGTTGTCCaaatcacaaaaaaagctcTTATcgattgaaaagaagaaacataATAAAGCATCACAAGCGGCAAAAGAGGCACAAATGGAGAAGGTTGATCCAGTTTTAGGAAGACCAAACAACCCATTTATCCATCGTTTACGGATGGAAGTGGAGGAGCCTAGCGTTTTATCAAATGGATATGACTTCTATGAAGTAGAGAAGCTCTTATACGGAGCAAAGGACGCCAGACTGCTTAAAACGGAGACGAAATTTGGTAAAGATAAtgagatgatgaagaaggttGAATCCGaagaggtggaaaaaagagaaatcgTGATGAGAATCTTAAGCATGAAAAATGCGCCGAACTcggaaaaggagaagaaaatgacaGAGATGGCAGTTAAAGAGTTTCAGCGGTTTGACGGAGATACGGGATCTTCCGAGGTTCAAGCTGCTGTGATGACAATTCAAATATACAACATGATGAATCATGTCAAGCAGCACCCTCAGGATGTCTTTATAGTGAGGCGAGTGCGGATGCTTACACAGAAAAGGCAGAAGATACTCCGTTATTTAAAGAGAGATGATCCAAAGAGATACTTTTGGTGTATCGAAAAACTTGGCTTGACAGATCACAACGTGTTTATGGAGTTCAACTTCGACAAGAAGTACTCCGAGGAGTTTGATGTCTGGCCAGGAAGAAGACTTGTCAAGATTACTAAGCAGGCTAACGAggagagaagaaagcaacGGAGAGCAGCAAAGATTGCCCTAAGGAGAGCAGTTAGTGAAGGAAAACTGAAAGACAATAAAATTGTCGAAGATGAAGGAGGGAGTACAGATGTTGAACAGCAGACTCCAGACTCTAAGCAGTGAACCTGCTGGCAGTATTCGCTCTGTAAATATTTATGAGGGGGCACGATAGATAGCTGCATGTAAATACATAACATCTGAGTAATTTAGAATATTCTATAACAGGGGGTTTAGGTAGATTTCGGGGATATATTTATACGATGCAACCATTAACGTTGGTTGCGTGCCATCTGCTCATTTGAGATTCCTTCTGGTCTTGGTAACATCACCGATCTCGTAGATACCATTTCTGGCCTGGTTCATGAGAAGGTACTTATCACACTGAGgaacttcttcatccacATGGCCAATCATAAGACAGCATCCTCCGTTCCACTGATCGACAATGCACTTTCCCTTGATAACGTCTTCGTCAGTCATGGCACTTAGAGCCTCATCAAGAATCAGAATCTTCGGATCATTGATCATAGCCCTGAGAAGTAGGACTAACTTTTGATGGCTCACTGATAGGTTGCCGAATCTTTGGTTTGCAGTATTTTCAAGGTCAACcatcttcaaatacttCAGAATcttacttctttttgcttcagGTAGATTCTTAGGCGGAACGTAAGAGCCAACAATGTAGCCAGTGGATATTGCCTGCACAACAGTCAAGTCATGAGGAAATATTGAATGTAACTCGGGAGAAGTAAAGCCGATGTGCTTATTTGCATCGAAGTAATTCACATTTCCAGCAAACCTGGCCTTACCTTCAACGATAATTCTCCTATTCCAAGCCTGTGGGTGATCAAGCGTAATTAAGGAAAGAAGCGTTGTCTTGCCGGATCCATTTCTTCCTCGAATATGCCACTTCTCTCCCTCTTTAACATTCCAGTGAAGATTCTTAATCACGGGAACACCTTTGTATTTGATGCTGACGTTATCCATTTCTATAATATTGTCATTCGCGTGAACTTCCATATCTTCACGAAGACGCTCGGGAACAGATATGTTGATTTGCTTGGTCATCCGGTGTAAAACTTGCTCGTGATGCTCGTAAAACTCCTCTTTGATCCTTTTGAGCTCACCTTCCAAGTCGCTCTTTCGACCCTGGTGAGTTATTCCAGTCTTATCTACAATAGCCACCTTTTGGATCCATGCAGGGATCTTATCCTGAACTCTAAGTCCAAGCGTAATTGTAGTGCTTGGCTCATTCCTGCTGGATGCAATGCCATCTAGAACATTGG
It includes:
- a CDS encoding uncharacterized protein (CAZy:AA2), whose product is MSTAAFSPFFKFASRTFARSSGSSSARRIVLSGSLAAALTTAAWAYDDNRGGNNNNSNNSNHLLSKAFLGGLFGSKEYEKNTREASKDVKPFEYYQKVYNDIAIKIREHDEWDDGSYGPILVRYAWHNSGSYSQHDHTQTKGGSYSGTMRFAKEQHDPENAGLPGAENFLKSIKEKYPDLSTGDLNTLGGVVGIQEMDGPKISWRPGRKDLGQEAIPPYHRLPDASQTSADYVRSVFNDRLGFSDEEMVALIGVGHSIGRCHTTSSGFDGPWTFSPTVVTNEFFKLLLDEDWDWRKWNGKKQYEDVKTKSLMALPTDMTLKTDPKFRKYSEIFAKDSDRCMTVFASAFSRLLERGISFPSSTKPMIFQTLDEQHIGEEDEE
- the RPE1 gene encoding RIBULOSE-phosphate 3-epimerase (BUSCO:EOG092644Z6), with the translated sequence MVKPLIAPSILAGDFSRLGEEAHRVFNAGADWVHLDIMDGHFVPNITMGPPVIASLRKAVPKDSQKPEKYYFDCHMMVSNPEQWVEPIAKAGADQYTFHYEATKEPLKLIKLIKSSGMKAACAVKPGTPVDVLFPLAEYLDMALVMTVEPGFGGQKFMADMMPKVEALRRKYPKLNIQVDGGLGDKTINAAAEAGANVIVAGTSVFKAESAKEMIDLLRDRVFQNLKEKNLLD
- a CDS encoding uncharacterized protein (BUSCO:EOG092643JW), with translation MFNAVTKLSVARGFGARLIHTSLKAQATVAGRTLSKSQKKLLSIEKKKHNKASQAAKEAQMEKVDPVLGRPNNPFIHRLRMEVEEPSVLSNGYDFYEVEKLLYGAKDARLLKTETKFGKDNEMMKKVESEEVEKREIVMRILSMKNAPNSEKEKKMTEMAVKEFQRFDGDTGSSEVQAAVMTIQIYNMMNHVKQHPQDVFIVRRVRMLTQKRQKILRYLKRDDPKRYFWCIEKLGLTDHNVFMEFNFDKKYSEEFDVWPGRRLVKITKQANEERRKQRRAAKIALRRAVSEGKLKDNKIVEDEGGSTDVEQQTPDSKQ
- a CDS encoding uncharacterized protein (BUSCO:EOG09264HN5) encodes the protein MFASLRGCRFGIARFGLSVIIPSNGLHSVSRSVFKITSIASKYRHYSGIAGSIRPYIQRTPSVLLRSAVRFASTASKTEVKKAGEKTVVLGSSAIGLSPKEKELAMKLGWEEFLTLRKKQRRISIVSSVIGTLIAMGIAWVWVASKEIDPTETIFGLDAFTVYIGGIMCVGVIGYLLGPPLIGDTVFNLTHRGIMSSYRIKQKMFLKHVRKMRVDASRQSMNNPVPDYYGEKIGSLNDYRQWLRDCNEYRRKAKEFL
- a CDS encoding uncharacterized protein (BUSCO:EOG09262G8Y), with amino-acid sequence MSAELVKLTNALFHDPQGYGKKAIQIFKNPVNFTIRKNEKWAIIGDSSKSQLLRVLAGSYLPNTAHARRYPESLHNTKFAAELLKFVNNGNWGYGASDKTGGFTHLSSRYEFFKDLEVDIVTRDFIASKSVNSNTPYDGAKIDELADKLYLVGLEDKYLTTLSNGQFRRARIAKVLYREPSLLLIDDPFLGLDPIATKRVSNVLDGIASSRNEPSTTITLGLRVQDKIPAWIQKVAIVDKTGITHQGRKSDLEGELKRIKEEFYEHHEQVLHRMTKQINISVPERLREDMEVHANDNIIEMDNVSIKYKGVPVIKNLHWNVKEGEKWHIRGRNGSGKTTLLSLITLDHPQAWNRRIIVEGKARFAGNVNYFDANKHIGFTSPELHSIFPHDLTVVQAISTGYIVGSYVPPKNLPEAKRSKILKYLKMVDLENTANQRFGNLSVSHQKLVLLLRAMINDPKILILDEALSAMTDEDVIKGKCIVDQWNGGCCLMIGHVDEEVPQCDKYLLMNQARNGIYEIGDVTKTRRNLK
- the RPL9B_1 gene encoding 60S ribosomal protein L9B; its protein translation is MKYVSSVQDIEIPKGVTVYIKSRKVVVKGPKGTLVKDLKHINVNFKLVNENLIQAHIHNGDRRHVATLRTVRSLITNMITGVTVGFLYKMRFVYAHFPINVSIVEEDGQQVVEIRNFLGDKRLRRVVVPKDVTAVLSKTTKDELQVSGISIEEVSQTCADIHQICLVRNKDIRKFLDGIFVSQKGHIDEDYEK